Proteins from a genomic interval of Shewanella seohaensis:
- a CDS encoding RNA-binding protein, producing MQKSFLIVLVIAILGAIALSQFATTLPAYIAFVAGVIITTLVFKFVPETNQAQGADEQYVGPTMTLYVGNLPYRVHEGEVKVLFGEFGPVNSVRLVRDRKTGRRKGFGFVEMSEAGAQKAMVKLNDFNFQERTLKVREAKTQDSEAADRTGTDE from the coding sequence ATGCAAAAGTCATTTCTTATTGTTTTGGTTATTGCCATTCTCGGCGCAATCGCGCTATCTCAATTTGCAACTACATTACCTGCGTACATCGCTTTTGTTGCTGGCGTTATCATTACTACTCTCGTTTTTAAATTTGTCCCTGAGACAAACCAAGCTCAAGGTGCAGATGAGCAATATGTTGGCCCGACTATGACACTCTATGTAGGCAACTTGCCTTATCGTGTCCATGAGGGTGAAGTAAAGGTTCTGTTTGGTGAGTTCGGCCCCGTCAACTCAGTACGTTTAGTACGTGATCGCAAAACGGGACGTCGTAAAGGGTTCGGCTTTGTGGAAATGTCCGAAGCGGGAGCTCAAAAGGCGATGGTCAAATTGAACGATTTTAACTTCCAAGAAAGAACCTTGAAGGTTAGAGAAGCGAAGACTCAAGATTCGGAAGCTGCCGACCGTACAGGTACCGATGAATAA
- the murI gene encoding glutamate racemase encodes MSQPILVFDSGIGGLSVLAEIRKLLPHHDYCYLFDNARLPYGELEEQELISGCVALIDQVVECTHAAIVVVACNTASTVVLPALRATLSIPVVGVVPAIKPAAQLSKSKRIGLLATPGTVKRHYTYELISQFADDCHVELFGSSELVLMAEQKIATGQLDMARLTQVLSPIVEADLDVLVLGCTHFPMLRDELQQVLGKGVTLLDSGEAIAKRVKTLLAETKSEEQVQEDAHSNLLMQAFYTKAEISKGLAATLVDCGFSTLERITTINSNG; translated from the coding sequence TTGTCGCAACCAATATTAGTATTCGATTCTGGCATCGGCGGTCTATCCGTATTGGCCGAAATTCGCAAACTGCTCCCACATCACGATTACTGCTATTTATTCGATAATGCCAGATTGCCCTATGGCGAATTGGAAGAGCAGGAACTTATCTCGGGTTGTGTTGCGCTCATCGACCAAGTCGTCGAGTGTACCCACGCCGCCATTGTTGTCGTAGCTTGCAATACCGCGAGTACTGTTGTGCTGCCCGCGCTGCGTGCCACTCTATCTATTCCTGTGGTGGGTGTTGTCCCTGCCATTAAACCCGCGGCGCAGTTATCTAAAAGTAAGCGTATCGGTTTGCTGGCCACTCCTGGTACGGTCAAGCGTCACTATACCTACGAACTCATTAGTCAATTTGCCGATGATTGCCACGTTGAGCTGTTCGGATCTTCCGAATTAGTGCTGATGGCCGAACAGAAGATTGCCACCGGCCAATTAGATATGGCGCGGTTAACACAGGTGCTATCGCCCATCGTCGAAGCGGACTTAGATGTACTGGTGCTTGGATGTACTCACTTCCCCATGCTGCGTGATGAACTGCAACAGGTATTAGGTAAAGGTGTCACCTTGCTCGATTCTGGAGAGGCTATCGCCAAGCGAGTCAAAACCTTGTTGGCTGAGACTAAGAGTGAGGAGCAAGTTCAGGAAGACGCGCATAGTAATTTACTTATGCAGGCGTTTTATACTAAAGCAGAAATCAGTAAGGGATTAGCGGCTACGTTAGTCGATTGTGGCTTTTCAACCCTAGAGCGAATCACCACAATCAACTCAAACGGATAA
- the trmA gene encoding tRNA (uridine(54)-C5)-methyltransferase TrmA, with amino-acid sequence MNLAAMDPTTYDAQLTAKRIKLEQAFAQFETPSVEVFASEPAHYRMRAEFRVWHEGDDLYYYMFDKVLNDKVRCDQYLPASALINQMMAALIAELKPNHSLRHKLFQVDFLSTLSGEILVSLLYHRQLDDQWRSEAAALKARLSSQFKVNIIGRARKQKIDLDKDFVVESLQVNDRVFHYKQIENSFTQPNAKVAIKMLEWAIDVTQHSQGDLLELYCGNGNFSITLAQNFNRVLATELAKPSVDAAQYNIEVNNIDNLQIIRMSAEEFSDAMAKKRSFRRLEGIDLDSYVCNTIFVDPPRAGIDPATLELVQGYERILYISCNPDTLKDNLQQLNQTHKVTRFALFDQFPYTDHMETGVLLERR; translated from the coding sequence ATGAACTTAGCAGCAATGGATCCCACGACCTATGATGCGCAACTAACGGCAAAGCGTATCAAGCTAGAGCAGGCCTTTGCCCAATTTGAGACACCGAGTGTTGAAGTGTTTGCCTCAGAACCTGCCCACTATCGGATGCGTGCCGAGTTTCGCGTATGGCACGAGGGCGACGATTTATACTATTACATGTTCGATAAAGTATTGAACGACAAAGTTCGTTGCGATCAATACTTACCCGCAAGTGCCTTAATCAATCAGATGATGGCGGCGCTGATCGCCGAGTTAAAACCAAACCACAGCCTACGTCATAAACTCTTCCAAGTTGATTTTTTATCAACGCTCAGTGGTGAGATTTTAGTGTCACTGCTGTATCACAGACAGCTTGATGACCAATGGCGCAGCGAAGCCGCCGCACTTAAAGCCAGATTGAGCAGCCAATTTAAGGTCAATATCATTGGCCGTGCGCGCAAACAGAAAATCGATTTAGATAAAGACTTTGTGGTTGAGTCACTGCAAGTGAATGACAGAGTTTTCCATTACAAACAAATCGAAAACAGCTTTACCCAGCCAAATGCTAAGGTAGCGATCAAGATGTTGGAGTGGGCTATCGATGTGACTCAACACAGCCAAGGCGATTTACTCGAACTTTACTGTGGTAATGGCAACTTCTCCATCACGCTGGCACAAAACTTTAATCGCGTGCTCGCGACCGAGTTGGCTAAACCTTCAGTCGATGCTGCCCAGTACAATATTGAAGTCAACAATATCGATAATCTGCAGATTATCCGTATGTCGGCGGAAGAATTTAGCGATGCCATGGCGAAAAAGCGCAGCTTTAGACGCTTAGAAGGCATAGATTTGGATAGCTATGTCTGCAACACCATTTTTGTCGACCCACCTCGAGCAGGTATTGACCCTGCGACGTTGGAGTTAGTGCAAGGTTATGAGCGGATCCTGTATATCTCTTGTAATCCCGACACCTTGAAAGACAATTTGCAGCAATTAAATCAGACCCATAAAGTCACCCGTTTTGCCCTGTTTGATCAGTTCCCTTATACCGATCATATGGAAACAGGTGTACTGCTTGAGCGTCGTTAA
- the fabR gene encoding HTH-type transcriptional repressor FabR has protein sequence MGIRAQQKEKTRRALVDAAFNQLSAERSFSSLSLREVAREANIAPTSFYRHFKDMNELGLTMVDEGGLTLRQMMRKGRQRAEAGGSVIRISVDTFMEVLDSNPNVFRILLHERSGTSAAFRAAVAREIEHFISELAHYTEATAGRTPMLARAQAEALVTLVFNAGASALDMKRADRKVLADQLVMQLRMVAKGAEALQHKVEHR, from the coding sequence ATGGGTATTCGTGCACAGCAAAAAGAGAAAACTCGGCGGGCATTGGTCGATGCGGCGTTTAACCAGCTCAGTGCTGAGCGAAGTTTCTCTAGCTTAAGCTTGCGAGAGGTGGCGAGGGAAGCCAACATTGCGCCCACATCCTTTTATCGTCATTTTAAGGATATGAATGAGCTTGGGTTGACCATGGTCGACGAAGGCGGGCTCACCCTAAGACAGATGATGCGAAAGGGGCGACAACGTGCCGAAGCCGGGGGCAGTGTGATCCGCATTTCTGTGGATACCTTTATGGAAGTACTTGATTCTAATCCAAACGTTTTCAGAATCTTATTACATGAGCGTTCAGGGACTTCGGCGGCCTTCCGCGCGGCGGTAGCCCGTGAGATTGAACATTTTATCTCTGAACTGGCCCATTACACCGAAGCGACGGCGGGCCGTACGCCTATGTTGGCTAGAGCACAGGCTGAAGCGTTAGTGACCTTAGTGTTTAACGCCGGAGCGTCGGCACTGGATATGAAGCGCGCCGATCGTAAAGTGCTCGCCGATCAACTGGTGATGCAATTACGTATGGTGGCGAAGGGCGCCGAAGCCTTACAACATAAGGTTGAGCATCGTTAA
- a CDS encoding acyl-CoA desaturase — MNKPPIIWLNVILFSLTFLSAVILVPWYGLTQGFGASEWIAFVVLAFASGLSITAGYHRLWSHKAYKAHPAVRFLYALGGALALQNSALHWASDHRVHHKHVDDNDKDPYSANMGFWYSHIGWMLREYQAQRYHDYQNVRDLQNDRIVMWQHKHYLALVILMNIGLPALLGWFTGNIAGMLLMAGLLRLVVVHHCTFFINSLAHVWGSQPYTDKNTARDNGFLAMLTYGEGYHNFHHIFENDYRNGIKWWHYDPTKWLIKALSWVGLAKDLRTSPQERIESARLQMQLLNAKNKVIHLPNADEVIEKIQQEYELMKEHLLEYYQAKKALLEAKRKQLVDQQLLLQVEELKTRFLTQQKSWKSLTASYS; from the coding sequence ATGAATAAACCCCCTATCATCTGGCTAAATGTCATCCTCTTTAGCCTCACCTTCCTCAGTGCAGTTATCCTCGTTCCTTGGTATGGCCTAACCCAGGGTTTCGGCGCCAGCGAATGGATTGCTTTTGTAGTGTTAGCCTTTGCAAGTGGTCTGTCGATCACAGCCGGTTACCATAGACTCTGGTCGCACAAGGCCTATAAAGCTCACCCTGCGGTACGTTTCCTCTACGCGCTTGGCGGTGCATTAGCATTACAAAACAGTGCATTACATTGGGCATCCGATCATCGTGTGCACCATAAGCATGTTGATGACAATGATAAAGACCCCTACTCGGCTAACATGGGTTTCTGGTACAGCCATATCGGTTGGATGCTGCGCGAATACCAAGCCCAACGCTACCATGACTACCAAAACGTGCGTGATTTGCAGAACGACCGTATCGTGATGTGGCAACACAAGCACTATCTCGCCCTCGTCATTCTGATGAACATTGGTTTGCCCGCGCTACTCGGCTGGTTCACTGGTAATATCGCTGGCATGTTGCTGATGGCTGGATTACTGCGCTTAGTCGTTGTGCATCACTGCACCTTCTTCATCAACTCCCTCGCCCACGTGTGGGGTAGCCAACCTTATACCGATAAAAACACCGCCCGTGACAACGGTTTTCTGGCGATGTTGACCTACGGTGAGGGTTACCATAATTTCCACCATATCTTCGAAAACGATTACCGTAACGGCATTAAGTGGTGGCATTACGATCCGACTAAGTGGTTGATTAAGGCGTTATCTTGGGTTGGATTAGCCAAAGACTTACGCACCAGTCCACAGGAACGGATTGAGAGCGCACGCTTACAGATGCAACTGCTGAATGCCAAAAATAAAGTGATCCATCTGCCCAATGCCGATGAAGTGATTGAGAAAATCCAACAGGAATACGAGTTAATGAAGGAACATTTACTCGAATACTATCAGGCGAAAAAGGCGCTGTTAGAAGCCAAACGTAAGCAACTGGTCGATCAACAGTTGTTACTGCAAGTCGAAGAATTGAAGACACGATTCCTGACTCAGCAAAAAAGCTGGAAGAGCCTCACGGCAAGTTATAGCTAG
- a CDS encoding TetR/AcrR family transcriptional regulator, whose translation MARRKEHSHDEIRAMAIEAAMALLQQQGTQELSLRKIASQIGYVPSTLINIFGSYNYLLLAVSEATLQALMHELSEVNAESSRNQIISMAQKYAEFAHAQRQCFKLVFELQLLDSEPLPESQGQLIAGLFSLIERELALLFPNKTVEQQLQMSRVLWGGIHGLTALSLDNKLFADTASLPALLESHVTGYLQGMGYQREASCC comes from the coding sequence ATGGCGAGACGCAAAGAACATAGTCATGATGAGATTCGTGCTATGGCAATAGAGGCGGCAATGGCACTGCTGCAGCAGCAAGGGACACAAGAACTGAGTTTACGCAAGATTGCTAGCCAGATTGGCTATGTGCCGAGTACCTTAATCAATATCTTTGGTAGTTATAACTACCTACTGTTAGCCGTTTCTGAGGCAACGTTGCAGGCGCTGATGCATGAGCTCTCCGAGGTAAATGCAGAGAGTAGTCGCAATCAAATCATCAGCATGGCGCAAAAATACGCTGAGTTTGCTCATGCACAGCGCCAATGTTTTAAGTTGGTATTTGAACTGCAGTTACTCGACAGTGAACCTTTGCCCGAATCCCAAGGCCAACTTATCGCGGGTTTATTTAGTTTAATTGAACGTGAGTTAGCCCTGTTGTTCCCCAATAAGACTGTCGAGCAGCAACTCCAAATGAGTCGAGTACTCTGGGGCGGCATTCACGGCCTCACCGCCTTATCACTGGATAATAAATTGTTTGCCGATACGGCATCTTTACCCGCTTTGTTAGAAAGTCATGTGACTGGGTATTTACAGGGAATGGGTTATCAGAGGGAAGCATCATGCTGCTAA
- the nudE gene encoding ADP compounds hydrolase NudE: MSQRHHKPEILHTEVVAKSRLFQIEQVHLKFSNGVERQYERMKGGSRGAVMVVPIHQGNMLLAREYAAGTDNYELGFPKGLIDPGEQAIEAANRELQEEIGFGARKLTLLKELSLAPGYFSSKMQIFIAEDLYESRLEGDEPEPIDVVPWALAEWEALLDNSDFSESRSVSALFLAQKHLQLK; encoded by the coding sequence ATGTCGCAGCGGCACCATAAGCCGGAAATCTTACATACCGAAGTTGTCGCTAAGAGCCGCTTGTTTCAAATTGAACAGGTCCATCTTAAATTCTCCAACGGTGTCGAGCGCCAGTATGAGCGGATGAAAGGTGGTAGTCGTGGTGCTGTGATGGTGGTGCCCATTCATCAAGGTAACATGCTGTTAGCCCGTGAATATGCCGCTGGCACCGACAATTACGAGCTAGGTTTTCCTAAGGGATTAATAGACCCAGGTGAGCAAGCTATCGAAGCGGCCAATCGAGAATTGCAGGAAGAAATCGGTTTTGGGGCGCGTAAGCTGACATTGTTGAAAGAACTTAGCCTTGCGCCGGGTTATTTCTCTAGCAAGATGCAAATTTTCATAGCAGAAGATTTATATGAAAGCCGGCTCGAAGGCGATGAGCCAGAACCCATAGATGTCGTGCCTTGGGCGTTGGCCGAGTGGGAAGCGTTACTCGATAATAGCGATTTTTCCGAATCTCGTAGTGTGAGCGCATTGTTTTTAGCGCAGAAACACCTACAACTTAAATAA